The DNA sequence GGGCGGCTGGTGCCGGTGGACTCCGAGCACACGGGCGTCTACCAGTGTCTCACGGGCGAGGACATGGCGGATGTGGCCGAACTCATCCTCACGGCGAGCGGCGGCCCCTTCCGCGACGGCCCGGCGGACCTTTCCGGGGTGACACCCGAGCAGGCCCTCAAGCACCCCTCGTGGAGCATGGGACCGAAAATCACCATCGACTCGGCCACCCTGATGAACAAGGGGTTGGAGGTCATGGAGTGCGCCTCGCTCTACGGGCTGCCCCTCTCGCAGGTGGACGTGGTGGTCCACCCGCAGAGCGTGGTGCACGCGGCGGTGCGGTTCCGGGACGGCAGCCTCAAGGGGCAGTTCGGGCCGACCGACATGCGGCTCGCCATCGCCTACGCCATCGACGCGGCGCCGACCGGCATGACCCGGCCCGGCGACGTGCGGGGCGCGCGGCGGGGGCCGGAGGTCGCCGGGCACCTCGGCTGGCCCATCCGGGGGCAGTGGGAGTTCCGGGAGCCGGACGCGGCCCGCTTTCCCTGCCTCGGCCTCGCGTACCGGGCGGGTGAGGCGGGCGGGCTGCTCCCCACGGCGCTGAACGCGGCGGACGAGGTGGCGGTGGCGGCCTTCCTGGCGGGGAGACTCGGTTTCACCGACATCCCGCGACTCATTGAGCGGGTGCTGGACGAGACACCCGCCGGGACGCTGAGTTGGGAGACCTGGCAGGAGACGGAAGGCTGGGCGCGCACCCGGGCCGAGGAAATCGTGCGGACGGGGGTGCGGGCGTGAACGTCTTTCAGAGCATCGCCGCGGCCCTGACGCCCGTGGGCCTGCTGTGGACCCTTCTGATCATCAGCGTGGCGACTTTCCTGCACGAGCTGGCGCACTACGCGCTGGCGAAGAGGCAGGGGGTGCCGGTGCGGTCTTTCAGCGTGGGCATGGGGCCGGTGCTCCTCAGGCGGATGTGGCGGGGCACCGAGTGGCGGGTCAGCCTGCTGCCCATCGGCGGCTACGTGGAGATCGAGGGCATGGCGCCCGAGGAGGGGCCGGGCGGCACGTACCGTCAGCCCACGCGCGGCTTCGCGGCGCTGCCCGCCTGGGGCAAGGTCGCCGTGCTCCTCGCCGGGCCGCTGATGAACCTCGTGCTGGCGATTGGCCTGATGACGGCCAATTTCACGGCGCAGGGCATCCCGGCCCTCGACCGGGTGCGGATCGAGTCGGTGCGGGAGGGCTCGCGGGCACAAGCACTCGGCCTGCGGCCCGGAGATGTCGTCACGGCCCTGAACGGGCGGGACATCCCGGAGACGACCACCGTGAATGGGCAGACCCGCCCCGGCTGGGAGGGCCTGCGCACCTTCCTCACCAGCGCGGGCCGCAAGACGCTGACGGTCGAGCGGGGCGGCGCGGCGCGCGAGGTGACCTTCGACTGGCAGCCCCGGGTGAACGGCGCCCGGCAGCTTCTCGGCATCGGGTACGGGCCGGACGTGCAGCCCGCGGGCGTGCCCACCGCCTTCGTGACCTCGCTTCAGACGACCGCCGAGGCTGTGCCGCAGATTCTGCGGGCGTTCGGGAACCTCTTCGCGCGCTTTTTCACCCTCGACCTCTCGCGCGACGAGAACGTGACCGGGCCCATCGGCACGGCGGAGGTCGTCAGCCGCGCCGCCGAGGTGAGCCCCTGGGCGCTCGTGCAGGTCGCCATCCTGCTCAACCTCTCGCTCGCTTTCTTCAACCTGATCCCGATTCCGGGGCTCGACGGCGGGCGCATCATGCTCGTCCTGATCGGGGCGCTGCGGGGCCGACCGCTCTCGCTGGCCCAGGAGCAGGTCATCAACGTGGCGGGCTTCGCGCTCGTGATGCTCCTCATGATGTTCGTGGTGGTGCGGGACGTGAGCCGGTTTTTCTAGGGCGGTCAGCCGTCAGCAAGAAGGGGCCCAGCCAGAGCGGCGGGCCCCTTGGTCACGTCTGGCTCAGGTCGCCGCGCTGGGTTCTTCCTTGCCGCCGCGGCCCTCGACGAAGTTCTGGATGGACTTCAGGGCCTTGTCGATGCCCTCCTGAATCTGGTCGTTCGAGGGGGCCTGGCCCGGCATGTCCTCGCCCTGCGCGCGCTGGGGGTCGGGGTCGAAGCGGAGTTTGACGCTGACCTGGGAACCGTCGCCGTCGGGCCTGACTTCCAGGGTGCCGGAGTAGTTGATCTCGCCGTCGCTGCCCCACTCCAGGCGGTGGTTCTGGGCGTCCTGGACGAAGCGCCCGTCGGCCTGGTACTGGTGGCCGTTGGCCTCACCCTCCACCGCGACCCGTTCCTCGCCCTGGGGCTCGGCGCGCTTGGTGGTCGGCAGGTACTTGGGGAGGTTGCGCACGTCGGAGACGAACGCGAACACCTCGTCGGGGGACGCTTGAACACGGCGGGTGCCTTGGTATTCCATGGGGGGCCTCCGGGGCGGATGTGGGCGGCGGGTGTCCGGGCGGGCAGGCCCAGCGTAGGCGCCGCCCGGAGACGAAGCGTGAGGCCAGGGGAACGGCGGACTTTACTTTCGTGCCAGCACTACAGTTGCGCCGCCCTGCCCCCTGCCCGCGGCGGGCGGCTGATCGCCGGGGCCAGGAAGCCTTACCATGAACCGCGATGGGGCAGGCACAGGCGCGCGTGGCGGTCGTAATTCCCGCCTTCAACGAGGAGGACACGGTGGGAAGCGTGGTCCAGGTCGCGCGGGAATTCACCTCCGAGGTGGTCGTCGCCAGCGACGGCAGCAGCGACGGCACCCCTCAGGCGGCGCGCGAGGCCGGGGCGCAGGTCGTGGAGTTGCACGAGAACGCGGGCAAGGGCCCGGCGCTCAAGGCCGCGCTGGAGGCCACAGAAGCGGAGTACGTGGTCATGCTCGACGCCGACCTGATCGGCCTGACGCGCGAGCATCTGGAGGTGTTGCTGCGGCCCGTGCTCGCCGGGGAACTCGACATGGCGATCGGTGTCTTCGAGGGCGGCGGCTTCGTGACCGACTGGGGCAACAAGCTCACCCCGCACCTCAGCGGGCAGCGGGCCTGCCGCCGGGAGTGGTTGCTGGAAGTCCCCCACCTGGGCGAGGAACGCTGGCCCGAGCCGCCCATCACCGACCACCTCAAGAACACCGGGGCGCGCTGGGGCTACGTGGAGTTGCCACAACTGCGCCAGGTGCTCAAGGAGAAGAAGCGCGGCTTCTGGAAGGGCGTGGGCTTCCGCACGAAGATGTACGCCGACCTGCTGACGTACCGGGCCAGGAAAAAGCGGGAGGGGTGAGGCGGGAGAGCCCGCCCTCAAGGCAAGGTGGCGCGCAGCCGGGCGGCGAGGGCGTCCAACTCCGCACGGGGCGGAAAGCGGCTCCAGTCCCCGTGGAGGGCGAACCCGTCTCCCGCAAAACGCGGGAACACATGCAGGTGAACGTGGCTCACCTCCTGCCCCGCCGCCTCGCCGTCCGCGAGGAAGAGGTTGACCCCCTCGCAGCGGACGGCACCCCCCCGCAGGGCCCCCAGGACAAAGCGGCCCACCAGCATCAAGCGTGCGGCCTCCGGGTCTTCGAGTTCTCCCAGGGAGGCGACATGTCGGCGCGGCACGACGAGGACGTGCCCGGGCGTCACGGGGTTGATGTCGAGAAAGGCCGTCACGAGGTCGTCCCCGTGAACGAGACTCGCCTCGGCCTCACCCCGGGCGATCCGGCAGAAGACGCATTCGTGCCCGTGACGGGTCATGGACTTACCCTAGCGCCCAGCGGCGGGAGATGACCGAACCGCCTGCGCCTGCCGCTGCACCCGTGACACCCGCCCCACTCGGTGACGGGCCGCGACGCACGCCGACCGGGGGTCGAAGCAGCGGGAAGGTCAGGTTCAGCGGCGCAGGGCTTCGGCGATGAACCGGCGCAGACGTTGCCCAACCACGTCGCCCTCGGCCTCCACCGTCCCCAGCGCCCTCCACTCGGGCAGCCCGCTCGCCGGGTCCGGCATGGACCGCACGGCGGCGGCGAGTTCCCAGAGGCCCAGGTTCTCCACCCGCCGTCCGGTGATCGCCTCGTACGTCCACAGGAATTCCTCGGCGGCCTCGTCCAGGCCCAGCAGGCGGAGTTCCATGCGGGCGTAGGGGCGTAGGCCACGTCGATGCCGGGGTCACCGTACCCGGCCTCCTCCCAGTCGAGGACGGCGACGATACGACCGCCCTGCCACAGCAGGTTGCCCGCCCAGTAGTCCACGTGGACGAGCGTGGGCGGCACGGGACGCAGGCGCGGCCACAGGTCACGCGCCGCCGTCCACACCTCCAGGGCGTCCTCATGGGGCTCCAGAAAGCGGGGAGGCGTCGGCGTCAGGGCGAACCACGCCACCTCGCGGTTGGCGTCCATCAGGCTCCCGGCGACCTCCTCGCAGGGGACGGCGTGGATGCGCGCCAGCATCTCCGCGAGCGTCCGCGCCCACTCCAGCGGATGGTCCACGCCTACCCACTGCCTCCCGGGCACATACGAGGTCACGATGCCGGGCGCACCCAGCACCTCGCCCCCTCTGTCGAGATACAGGGGCTCGGGGACCGGGACGCTGTGCTGGCGAAGCAGGGTCAGGGCGGCGTACTCGCGCGGGCGCCTTGCGGGCCGGGTCCTCGTTGGCGGGGTTGGAGCGGCGAACGACGAGCCTAAGGGGCACGCCCCGCGACGACCGGGCGTCCACGAAATGCGTGGCATTCGAGAAACTGCCGGGAGCCAATGACACGGCCTGGAGACGGTGCCCGGGGGCGACGATCCCCAACAGGCGCTCCAGAACCTCCGAGGCCAGAGCTTCTCGAAATGGTTCTATGCAACACGCTCACACACCGGGCCGCCCCCGTCCTCCGCGCAATGGCCTACGTTCCCGCCGTTGACCGAGCCCGCCCTCCGGCCCGCCTGGAAACGCGTGCTAGCCTCCCCCTCATGACCGAGCCCGCCGCCGCGCCCGTGACGCCCGCCCCGCTGTTCGACGTGGCCGTGGTGGCGGGCGTGGGGCTGATCGGGGGCAGCGTGGCGCTGGGGCTGCGGCAGCGGTTCCTGGCCCGGCGGGTGATCGGGTTCGACACC is a window from the Deinococcus planocerae genome containing:
- a CDS encoding glycosyltransferase family 2 protein, which encodes MGQAQARVAVVIPAFNEEDTVGSVVQVAREFTSEVVVASDGSSDGTPQAAREAGAQVVELHENAGKGPALKAALEATEAEYVVMLDADLIGLTREHLEVLLRPVLAGELDMAIGVFEGGGFVTDWGNKLTPHLSGQRACRREWLLEVPHLGEERWPEPPITDHLKNTGARWGYVELPQLRQVLKEKKRGFWKGVGFRTKMYADLLTYRARKKREG
- the dxr gene encoding 1-deoxy-D-xylulose-5-phosphate reductoisomerase, producing the protein MRLTVLGSTGSIGTQALDVARERGWSVGALAAGRNLDALEAQVREFQPEVVSVAEEAFAAAQARLREGQPGVRVIADPAEVAALPADVVVNAMSGLLGLSPTRAALEAGRAVALATKEAMVTAADLIWGAAALGGGRLVPVDSEHTGVYQCLTGEDMADVAELILTASGGPFRDGPADLSGVTPEQALKHPSWSMGPKITIDSATLMNKGLEVMECASLYGLPLSQVDVVVHPQSVVHAAVRFRDGSLKGQFGPTDMRLAIAYAIDAAPTGMTRPGDVRGARRGPEVAGHLGWPIRGQWEFREPDAARFPCLGLAYRAGEAGGLLPTALNAADEVAVAAFLAGRLGFTDIPRLIERVLDETPAGTLSWETWQETEGWARTRAEEIVRTGVRA
- a CDS encoding HIT family protein; translated protein: MTRHGHECVFCRIARGEAEASLVHGDDLVTAFLDINPVTPGHVLVVPRRHVASLGELEDPEAARLMLVGRFVLGALRGGAVRCEGVNLFLADGEAAGQEVSHVHLHVFPRFAGDGFALHGDWSRFPPRAELDALAARLRATLP
- a CDS encoding M50 family metallopeptidase — encoded protein: MNVFQSIAAALTPVGLLWTLLIISVATFLHELAHYALAKRQGVPVRSFSVGMGPVLLRRMWRGTEWRVSLLPIGGYVEIEGMAPEEGPGGTYRQPTRGFAALPAWGKVAVLLAGPLMNLVLAIGLMTANFTAQGIPALDRVRIESVREGSRAQALGLRPGDVVTALNGRDIPETTTVNGQTRPGWEGLRTFLTSAGRKTLTVERGGAAREVTFDWQPRVNGARQLLGIGYGPDVQPAGVPTAFVTSLQTTAEAVPQILRAFGNLFARFFTLDLSRDENVTGPIGTAEVVSRAAEVSPWALVQVAILLNLSLAFFNLIPIPGLDGGRIMLVLIGALRGRPLSLAQEQVINVAGFALVMLLMMFVVVRDVSRFF
- a CDS encoding SRPBCC family protein; translation: MEYQGTRRVQASPDEVFAFVSDVRNLPKYLPTTKRAEPQGEERVAVEGEANGHQYQADGRFVQDAQNHRLEWGSDGEINYSGTLEVRPDGDGSQVSVKLRFDPDPQRAQGEDMPGQAPSNDQIQEGIDKALKSIQNFVEGRGGKEEPSAAT